One genomic region from Xenopus laevis strain J_2021 chromosome 2L, Xenopus_laevis_v10.1, whole genome shotgun sequence encodes:
- the LOC108708462 gene encoding insulin receptor substrate 2, which produces MASPHSPGQPVLPVSLNLNHNNNNNSSSVKKCGYLRKQKHGHKRFFVLREAGEGCPAARLEYYESEKKWRSKSAAAKRVISLDSCLNINKRADAKNKYLIALYTRDEYFAVAADSEQEQESWYRALTELLSSGRGVKEASGCAGTGGCCCCPGTANCTTSCTTNHLALTEDYGLITPANAVYKEMWQVNLKPRGLGQIKNMTGVYRLCLSARSISFVRLNSETPSVTLQLMNIRRCGHSDNYFFVEVGRSASTGPGEIWMQVDDTVVAQSIHETILEAMKAMRELVEFRPRSKSQSSSSNPISVPGRRHHLNQLPPSQTGLTRRTRTDLPSSSVCVSASTSSRLRTASEGDNLSNRTVAGSPLSPSMLRAPLSRSHTLSLCGRNSKLFPIPGPLQHSRSMSMPVPRSPPTAASPISLSSGSSSGHGSTSDPLIPPQSFSCSASASGSPTDTGFMSLDEYSSSPGELARVYLSCTSGTPDSASATPPHHGELNGYMSMERQFPGVCPCRHLEGSVAEKCARKRTYSLTTPGRQRMAPHQVSSASLDEATLVRATYKGSSGLLSSSPQVTYQPYPEDYADVEIGRQDNDGYMPMSRGVGVSSSDYVPMSPASVSAPQQILQPRTCCIESFEGSQEDSPDGYMRMWCGPKSRTVPVHQRLSPAESLTSFTPPDYFYMQSKNSCCQTNSVASRSISPAEAEPYVMMRSSASPSPHFRIARPSRLALPTLPSMSEHPPESSSPPGGEYIHIYFGETRPQESLSVPPPSTATESVLLSVAGSPTSSSSSGSGPQRSPISDYMNLDFCPPSPKLKINSSLGPNSDYTEMSPRKISACSMSDASLNESSSLEGAGSGVQCLTLLMDKIPGNFSLPSPPPDPNRGAKLIRADPQGGRRRHSSETFSSTTQVTPVSPSFAHSPKRHSSASVENVSTHTGETLEAPECGSPMCRETSAGFQNGLNYIAMELSPEKRNLLLLTQASSRGHLPALGLASLDIGSYPSIDFLGHNRLTGATTVRE; this is translated from the coding sequence ATGGCCAGTCCGCACTCTCCAGGGCAGCCGGTTCTCCCTGTCAGCTTAAATCTCAACCACAACAATAACAACAACAGTAGCAGCGTAAAAAAATGTGGTTATCTACGGAAACAGAAGCACGGACATAAACGGTTTTTTGTATTGAGAGAAGCCGGTGAGGGTTGTCCTGCCGCCAGGCTGGAATATTATGAGAGTGAGAAGAAGTGGAGGAGCAAGTCTGCCGCAGCCAAGCGAGTGATTTCTCTGGACAGCTGTCTTAATATCAACAAACGAGCCGACGCCAAGAATAAGTACCTCATTGCTCTGTACACCCGGGATGAGTACTTCGCTGTGGCCGCGGACAGTGAGCAGGAGCAGGAGAGTTGGTACCGAGCTCTCACCGAGCTGCTCAGCAGCGGCAGAGGAGTAAAGGAGGCGAGTGGCTGCGCAGGTACAGGAGGCTGCTGCTGTTGCCCAGGCACTGCCAATTGCACCACTAGCTGCACCACTAACCATCTTGCACTGACAGAGGACTATGGACTCATCACTCCAGCAAATGCTGTCTATAAGGAGATGTGGCAAGTCAACCTAAAACCTAGGGGTCTGGGCCAAATTAAAAACATGACTGGAGTGTACCGGCTGTGTTTGTCTGCTCGCAGCATCAGCTTTGTGCGTCTGAACAGCGAAACCCCTTCAGTCACTCTGCAGCTAATGAATATTAGACGTTGTGGCCACTCCGACAATTACTTTTTCGTAGAGGTGGGCCGCTCAGCCTCCACTGGACCTGGGGAGATCTGGATGCAAGTTGATGACACGGTTGTAGCTCAGAGCATTCATGAGACAATTTTGGAGGCGATGAAAGCTATGCGAGAGCTGGTTGAGTTCAGACCTCGTAGCAAAAGCCAGTCCTCAAGCTCAAACCCCATCAGTGTGCCAGGCAGAAGGCATCACCTGAACCAATTGCCTCCTAGCCAGACTGGCTTGACAAGGAGAACCCGAAcggatttgccttcttcttctgtttgtGTTTCAGCTAGCACATCCTCCCGGCTTCGCACTGCTAGTGAAGGTGACAATCTAAGCAACAGGACAGTCGCTGGAAGTCCTCTAAGCCCCAGTATGCTTCGTGCGCCACTTAGCCGATCCCATACATTGAGTTTATGTGGACGAAATTCAAAACTGTTTCCAATTCCTGGGCCACTGCAACACAGTCGGTCAATGTCAATGCCTGTTCCCCGATCCCCACCAACAGCTGCCAGTCCCATCAGTTTATCATCTGGCAGTAGTAGTGGACATGGCTCAACATCTGATCCACTAATTCCACCACAGTCATTTAGTTGTAGTGCCTCTGCATCTGGATCACCAACTGACACAGGTTTTATGTCTTTGGATGAGTACAGCTCCAGTCCTGGGGAGTTAGCAAGAGTTTATCTGAGCTGTACTAGTGGTACTCCAGATTCTGCTTCTGCCACTCCACCTCACCATGGAGAGTTAAATGGTTACATGTCAATGGAGAGGCAATTTCCAGGTGTTTGTCCATGTCGTCATCTTGAGGGCTCTGTAGCAGAAAAGTGTGCTCGGAAGAGGACCTATTCCTTAACTACTCCaggaaggcagagaatggcaccaCATCAAGTCTCGTCTGCTTCTCTTGATGAGGCCACTCTTGTTCGTGCCACATATAAGGGGAGCTCTGGACTTCTGTCATCCTCCCCTCAGGTAACTTATCAACCTTACCCAGAGGATTATGCAGATGTTGAGATTGGCCGACAGGATAATGATGGATACATGCCTATGTCTCGTGGCGTTGGTGTTTCTTCCTCAGACTATGTTCCCATGAGCCCAGCCAGTGTCTCTGCCCCCCAGCAAATTCTGCAGCCTCGAACCTGTTGCATTGAATCTTTTGAAGGTTCCCAAGAAGATTCTCCAGATGGCTACATGAGAATGTGGTGTGGTCCTAAATCTCGGACCGTACCTGTACACCAACGTCTGTCCCCTGCCGAGTCACTGACATCTTTTACTCCTCCAGATTATTTCTATATGCAGTCTAAAAACAGTTGTTGTCAAACAAACAGTGTGGCATCTCGATCTATAAGTCCAGCAGAGGCTGAACCTTATGTCATGATGAGATCCTCAGCCTCCCCTTCTCCACATTTTCGTATTGCTCGTCCCTCTCGACTTGCACTACCCACTCTTCCTAGTATGAGTGAACATCCTCCAGAATCATCCAGCCCTCCAGGTggagaatatatacatatctacttTGGGGAAACAAGACCTCAAGAATCCCTGTCTGTGCCTCCTCCCTCTACTGCTACAGAATCTGTCCTCCTGTCTGTTGCTGGAAGTCCAACGTCGTCCTCATCTTCTGGTTCTGGTCCTCAACGCTCCCCAATTTCAGACTACATGAACTTAGACTTTTGTCCCCCTTctccaaaattaaaaataaattcctcACTAGGTCCCAATTCGGATTATACAGAGATGAGTCCAAGGAAGATCTCGGCATGTTCGATGAGTGATGCATCCCTCAATGAAAGTTCCTCTTTAGAGGGGGCAGGCTCTGGTGTACAGTGTCTCACTTTACTTATGGACAAGATACCTGGAAACTTTAGCCTGCCCAGTCCTCCCCCAGATCCCAACCGGGGTGCCAAGCTTATCAGAGCAGATCCACAAGGGGGCCGGCGCCGCCACAGCTCAGAGACATTCTCCTCCACCACTCAAGTGACCCCTGTATCCCCTTCATTTGCACACAGCCCCAAAAGGCACAGTTCAGCGTCAGTGGAGAATGTGTCCACACATACTGGTGAGACTTTGGAGGCTCCTGAGTGTGGCAGTCCCATGTGCAGAGAAACATCGGCTGGTTTCCAAAATGGACTTAATTATATTGCTATGGAACTGTCACCTGAGAAGCGAAACCTGCTGCTACTAACACAAGCATCATCCAGGGGACATCTACCTGCCCTGGGACTTGCAAGCCTTGACATTGGCTCTTATCCAAGCATTGATTTCTTGGGACATAACAGGCTAACGGGTGCAACGACTGTCAGAG